The following DNA comes from Sebastes umbrosus isolate fSebUmb1 chromosome 8, fSebUmb1.pri, whole genome shotgun sequence.
GAAATCttgaaaagcattttttttaattataagtATTTATATGGAGTTTTATTAATTTCTCCAATCCAGCTTCTGCTAAAGGAGCCGAGGCGTAAGGAGAAGAAGGTAAAGGTAAAGGAGTGGAAGAACACGTCAGAtggggaggatgaagaggaaaggATGAACTGCGATTCTCACAGTAGCGGTGAGGAACAGAACAGTGAGAATGACGATGTGGTACGGCGGCCTAAAAAGGTCAGAAAACCTGTTGCAGCCGCGGAGAGCTCAGAGTCTGAATCTGATCTGGACGATTTGGATTTGGAGGATGTGGAAAAAGTCATGAGGCTCCTCCCAGACAATCCCACAGGTCTCTTGGACTTTGCTAATGCTGTTCAGGGCATCCTGTTGCTGCTGGTGCTCAAACAGCATCTCAAGAACCAGTATGGATTCTCTGACGGGTAAGATATACATAATCTTTATTTCTATACAGCCTTTATCTAAATAACTATATCTACATTTTGAAGTGCTGATTAGTTTGTTGTTGATTAGTTCCAAACCTTCAGCCACATTGGGAATTCCATGACCTCTGTAACTCATCATTTGTTTGTCCTCCAACAGCAAAATTCAGAAGTACTCTCCAACAGAGTCAGCAAAGGTGTACGACAAGGCAGTGAACAGAAAAAGCAACGCTCCCTTCCACCCACGACAAACCATCGACTTCATCGCCAACAACATTGCTCGCGCCACTCTGTCAAACGATATCAAGAAGCGGATTGTCAGACAGTACCTAGATGTAAGTAATGAAGCTATATCAGACTTTCCATGCCATTGCTTTATGTAGGCCGACATCGCCGATTGCCAGTTACTTACATCAGCATTTAAATACAAAGTGATTTCTAATTATCTGAAGAAAGTTATCAATACACAGTAAAATGTGCCAAAAGTTATTTAGCATTCAAGGAAGTCCAGTATTCATGTTAAATGATGTTTTGAACTATAACTAGGCCCTCATGACGGACACCATTCTCTAACCCTGACCTAACTGACCTTTACGCTGCCTGCCTTTATCtcaaggctgggcaatatggttTATAAATACTATCTCGATATTTTTAGGCTATGCAGTggtatacaatatacagtatatctctgttttcatattttctctaaaataGCATAACTCTTTGATTTAAAGCTGGGtgaggcagtttatttttggcgtTATTGCCagaaataacctttcagcatagaaggctaaactataagagagatggagagaaaatgatgcttTCCCCGAGCTACTGCTGTAGCCACCGTAgctggtctgtctgtctttttatgGGTTGCTTTGCAGTGTAGGCAGTTTGTttccaatgctggaatagcaacttttcctgcaggatgtTCCCACGCTGAATCAGGCTTTCACTGAAGGGGCGTGAACGCAAATCTGCATCtctagaacagccaataggaacgtcctctctctgaaatgacctgtgattggccaaagtctctcgattttttaaaatcctgaaaacagagccatgaggaggtgcagaagtttaatTATCTCTCGGAacactttaattaaattaaatatgctgaaaggttattatggaatttttgccaaatgatgccaaaaatatactgcctaatgccgctttaaccctttgatggTCCGATTggtctttggaaatgtattctttaTTATGAAGTTTAAATAATTATTCACACAAATTCAATTTTTCTCTGAATTACAGTTTGTAGgtggtagttttttttttaattcatcattcattttaattattacttaatattttttttcgttttttatttattcattatttattattgacagaCTGGAAGGTCACTTTTATTTCGAAGCCAGTTCTTACACGCTCTTACCGTAATGCCTAGTATATACACATACCGCAAAACAACGTGGGGGCTAGTTTGACcgtctttttttaaatggagacTGGCATCTTCCATTACCGTTACCAACCTCAACACGTTTAAACTCGCTTTGGCGCTTCCCTTTTTTCGCTCTCTCAagtctttctctctgcttccctccagatacaaaaacacacgccCCTCACAGCCATGCTCATACGccacacacactcgcccaggagtgttgaattgaattgagagacGCGAGTCACAATTTGTACTTGATGTTTGCAATATAGTCATTTACTTCCTCCCACATAGAACAAGCCACAACACATAGAGTATTATCAATATATATCACCCACCCCAATTTCATCTCCTACCTTCACCCAAGCAAAGAGCATATACTCTGTGGGTTGACCAGGCCTTATCTACATTGTATCTGTTAGGGCTAAAATGCTGTGGCTGGCCCCACTGGATCAATTTTCCCTTCAAATCATTCAATACCCATTAGTTTGTAATGGTTACCTCAACACTGTAGTTCTCGGAGGTCGATGTTTAACTGCTGTGgaatgtgaaatttgtgtctcaTAGTTAGTTTCTTGCCTTTTCACTCCACACAGTTCAAGGTTCTGATGGAACATCTGGACCCAgacgaggaggatgaagagggagaAGCGTCTGCCAGCGCTAACATCAGAAACAAAGCCATAAGCGCCCTACTGGGAGGCACCGGCCCCATGTCAGGACCCAGTCCGCGCACTCAGGCAGGACCAGAGACGGATGACGACTATAGTGATGGCGACGAAAGGACCCCAGGGGTGAGAGAAATGGATACACACAGACGCTATctgtaaaatacaatataaaagtgTGGGGGAAAATAGTGCAACATTTTTCCTTCTGTCCTCCCTGCAGTCCTCTCGAAGGTCAAGGCGAACAGGTGACTCCATGAGTGACGCAGTGGACGCTATGGATGTGATCGCCCTTTCCTGCCCCAAATACAAGGACCGGCCGCAAATTGCTCGAGTCATCCAGAAGACCGCCAACGGATATAGCATCCACTGGATGGCCGGCTCCTACTCGGGGCCCTGGGCGGAGGCCAAGAAACGCGATGGCCGCAAACTGGTGCCTTGGGTGGACACTATTAAGGAGTCGGACATCATTTACAAGAAGATTGCCTTGACCAGCAACCACAAACTGAGCAACAAAGTAGTACAGACTTTACGCTCACTGTATGCAGCGCGGGAAGGAGGGGCTAGCTAATGGCTCccgtgtgtttttgtttttttttcttttctttctttttcgtTTTTTTTGGTCCCCCTTCTCCATTTCTACTTTATCAAAATCCTCCTCTTCCCtgctcctactcctcctcctcaacctgCCACCTCCAACAACAGCCAAACTTCACTGGATTcctaccctcctcctctccttcctcattTTTGTAAGAAAACACAAGAGGGCAAGAATATTTGACACTACATACTTTTACATGAGTTATTCTtgcaaaaatgacacaaaacatAAGACTTATTATATTAGAGGGACTGCTCACGTTTTGTTTGTGTAAGTGCAGAGGATAGAATCCAGAAGgcattaaaggaataattcaccCTAATTATCCCTTAAAAAGGCTATCAGAAAAGAGACCTGGAGGGAAATGTTTTGTCAACATTGTTGTGGGAGCTCCTTCGCTGTTGTGCAGCAGATTCTAGTCGCTCATTTCTACTCCCACTGTATCATAGTTTAACACGACAAAAACCTAAAATGTTTATATCTCTGAAGAcaaaaagctgtaaaaaaagaataaaacctTAAGTGAATGTTGGAAATTAGTCTTTTTGATGTTCTTATTAAAGTGTTTTTGGAGTTTATTATACTACTAGCACCCTGATggtttttttccttttagctTTTAGATATttgaaggaaaaagaagaaaaaagaaaaaaataagaatttttatttttgttcaattTTATTTGTCCATGCTGTACAATGGCAGAGTCCTCTGAACATAATTTATTCTATTTCGAACTACGCATGCAGTATATGTGGCCTATTGCAGGAGGATATTTTGTAAATGTAGATTTTGTTGTATTAGGTCACCCTAGTAATAAGAGGAAAGGATATTCATACCCTTTTGGTGGAACAAATACTGCAATAAATTTTCTACTTCTCTTTGTCACTTGTCTGCTCAAAGTGTTAATCTGATCTTTTCATTTTATAAATGAAGAAAAGTCTCTGCTTAAACACAGACAGGCCTGAAAGGACTAAGAGGGTTGATAATCATTTACATATTGAGGGAGAGAGCCTTCAAATGATGCCAGATGACCCTTATTAACATATCTGTACATAgattacaaaacaaacaaaaccagaaGTATGGTCATAATTTGTAGTTTTAATTGTTTCTATagtatttgaatgttttatatattattaaatatatatatattatatatatttaataatatgtaaaaaaaaaatcaaatatatatatatttttattattattattattattaataataataataataataatatatatttttttaaacaaattgtGCCCTTGGGAGAATCAGGCTACACCACACCACTATAGAAGACCTTACATCCGTAACTGCCCATATCACTATGTTGTTTCATTGGATATTTTTATACTAGCTGCATCTAGTGCATAAAACAGTATGATCACTTTGTGACAAATCTGCCAGACTTATTCATGGGTAGTGCTTTGCTAGAGGATTTACTCAAAACAGTTTTGAATATCCTATTTGTGCAGCAAAGTGTTATTATCCTATTTTCCTcagatagtttttttttagatcacatTCAAAATAACAAATACGAGTTACTAGATTTTACATGCTAAACAACAGAAGTGAAACATCAAACTGCCCTTCCTCCAGATGTTcttttataatgataataaagtgtgtgggtgtgacgcTGTGGATTATTCGTAGAGCGCGTTACAAAGCCTTCTTGGACCAACTGGCTCTCCGTACTGTGGTGACGTCAGCGTCATCTcatggaagaagaaaaaaatcaaaatatgaACGTTAGTcaactagtgatgggaattccagctctttttagtgagccagatcatttggctcagctcaccaataagagccggctctttcggctcccaaacggctcttcgttttaccacttctgccttttataattcagccaaatttagcgctgttttgacctttgATTAGCATGTGTGcgcatatatcacttaaattattcaatataattatacgaaaccttataatttccagaataccgtaattttacatgctgcttcttttccgactgtcactcatcttgtctgctattcgcacaccgcactcctctctctctttctctcctcctctccctcctgctctgtacctgtagaccatcAGCGCGCCGAGCTGggtggtatgatccttgtctgtcatcacctgattggtcgcacggacatcattaacacaacattcagtcacagtcagtgcatggagtgcccgtggcgtggagaagatcatcctatcatactgccttgaattaattaaagaaaaagaaaaaaacggctcacggacgggagccggctcttatggttcacttaaaagagccggctgtTTGTaccggctcgttcgtgaccgacacatcactattCGTCATCTCAACGGTTTTGGCGGCGTTTGTGAAAATTTGTGACCCGGATGTTCGATTCATTCTGtcaactttaactttccaaACAGCAAAACAATGGAGCGGTACGTCTTGATATGTTATATATAATCACTTAAAGTCATTTATGTATCACTGGAAACTATGAGCAAACAACAGTCTAAGTAATAGTTTTGGTAGCTTTGCCTCAGATGTCGTCTTTATTGTGTCTCTACttcagttagctaacgttaccgCTCATTTAGGCGACGTTACAGaccgtaataataataactactaACTAACGTTACGTTAGCTGCACTTCATGACTACGAGTATTAGATTTAGATAGAAAACCACTAACTCTGCTTGTTCAGTAATGTCTAGTTAACTCAGGTCACTGAACGAGTAGCTAGTGAgctacttagctagcttagctagcttagctaTCGCACAACGTCCACTGATacgtcataatattatgactttattcaatTCATTCATTGTCATTCTGCCAGGCAGAAAGAAAGTGTGTTTCCCAGGATCAGTGCAATACAAATAATACATAAGAAATAGCTGACACACAGTAAACTGTCAGACTTTACGTCAACGTCAGTTATCTGTGGCTATTATCTACCATTACTGGCATTCATTTACTAAATGTAGCCAACATCATCGCCTTGATTATGTAGTTGACTCTGTGAAACAGTAGAATAACGCTAACatctgctcccagtagaccacttacacaccagaaaactgacaataacctgatatttacaggtggaatttcattcattcattcattcattcattcattcattcattcatttattcattcattcattctcactgtgcgaTATCATTtcccacttgtgcaattttgttaatagtctgtttattgtcaatactgtatatactgctcctatttttatacttccttctatttaaatgcttcatattttgttacactttgtttagctcttttttactgttagctgatgcatcttgttttctgcactatcccctttgctgctgtacactgcaaatgtccccactgtgggactaataaaggaatatcttaccttatattatcttttttttttagttgactTTGTGAAACAGTAGAATATgaagaaattaggaaaaaaaatctttacaaaaattaaatgtaaactccaagattttgattccctctctgaccaaaataaaatacaacatctacttggagaaaatagtgtcatcgccatagaagctgcaggatatgtcagtgcatgtcacagccaaagagacaaccacaacaacacataatagatttaactcacactctgccttttattaacTCCtctaattcatgtttttttttacatttatcctttgatattgcaatatattgttattaattgttttttatttgtttgtttgttttattgacacaacaaacattaattacttctttattgttttctttcatttacatgcatgttctttttaaatatctattaattgtaatttgcttaatgaattgtaaatatgtatatatatatgtttttttttattttgttcttttttcattttaatttattactgaattgacgctttggaaATATTGTTCACCTGTCAGTCATGCtgataaagcaaattgaattgaattgaaaattgaATAACGCTaacatctgtttcttttttttgtaataatttGTGTCCAGTGGAAGGAGGAGTCGAGCAGCAAGCAGCAGACTATCAGAGCTGCCTATGCGAGTGCAAGACAGCAATAGGATGAGCATGGTGTATACAACTCCCAAGAGGTTGGTTTGAAgtaacttttaaaaaacaagaaattcatacatttttagTTGTATAGTCAGCAAAGATACTGCTTTCCTGTACAATGTACAGACTCCGCTCTTGGTATAACCTGATGTCTGTTAACTTGTCTGAAACTTTGTTTAATGTGCTGCTGCCTGTCTTGGCCAGAACCCTCTTGTAAAGGAGATTTCCAATCTCctgattaaatacattttaaaagaaagatGAAGAATGAATTAGTGGCAGCTTGTTCAAATGTGAGTGAGCATGTGGAATACATCCATTTGTTCACAGTTTTGTTTCTTTACAGTAAACAGCCTTCCTTTGGAAAGCTCAACATACCCAAGCCGCAGTCTGGGACCTCTGAAAGGCGGACCAGCTTCTTTGGAGCCCGGTATGTGAATATATAACAAAATTTCAGAAATGTACAAAGTTGCTTTACAATGTACTGTAATGTACATGTAAGGACtgagaacatacagtatatatacatcaatAAAATCATAGATTGTACCAGTACAATtacagtagtagtaagatgAAATAAGGTAAGTGGTGAAAATGTTTAGTCTTTACCTTACACAGTGTAGAAGGAAAACGCTGTACCTAAATATCCGGTAAATATCACCTCAAAGAGAGCAATACCTCTGTGAAAACCTCAGCTGACTGAGCCTTAAGTTACTTACTAAATTTAAACCTGAGTAAATTTGGTCAAATGTACTGAAATGAGTAAATTGGAGGAGAATTAATTATCCTACTCAAGGTGGTTCAGTCTGTTTATTCCCAGTAATACATTTCTACAATGCAATTATATAGATGCAAATGAAATTAAACTTATTTTCCttgtcaattaaaaaaatgttatttaatattGTCTTGGTGTATTAATAATTTGTCTGCAGGACTGCCAGCATGCCTCGCAACAGCACCATGTCAGGGTTTGGAGCATCTGAGAAGATCAAAGACACCAGACCTCTGCATGATAAATCCTACGTTCAGCAATGTATCAGACAGCTGCATGAggtaaaaacactttatttctcAGTCCATGTGATGTGTATACACACAAATAGGTTAGTTTGTTTTAACATTGCTACACCCTTTATGttcaatacattaaatccacTGTGTGGAATATGAAAATGACTTTGGTGCCCCTCAGTGGTTGTATCAAAAAAAGTAACTTTAGCAGCCCGCAACATAcatctcattttattttattgaactGCTGAGCATATTGCAGCACGCCTGATGGACACATTTATTACATAAATGTCTGAAGGGCTCTAGCACCTTTGGTTCTACAGTGATAGTCTCACTACTATATAGGCATAATATCAATATTGGCTGATatcaatttgtattttattcatttatttgtatttctacATTCATACtgattaaatataatttttgctGACGATAACTGACTGAGTGTGAAATGGAATTGTAGCTTAATCTTTCTTACACCTGcatttgcaacaaaaaaaaatagtgtagGTGTTGGTCAGTTTGAGTGGGAATCCATACTGTAGTTCTGTCCAGCCTAATATTCTCTCTTATGTCTTTCTAGTTCTTGACAGAGCACGGTTACCCAGGCACTTTGTCATCCAAGACCCTCCAGTCTCCCTCTACCAAGGAGTTTGTGAAGATATTTGAGTTTGTCTACCGTCAGCTAGACCCGACATTTGAGATGCCAAACTCAAAAGTTGAGGAGGAGGTTCCAGCTATCCTAAAAGCCCTGAGGTAAAATGTTGTCTTTTAGTATTAACAAGTATTgtatatattgatatttcttTGTTTAATTTAGTACCCCGACACTCTTAAGTGCATATTTTCATCATAGGAAGCATTTGGTGGCCTAGCTATGTATATTCAGAAGGCACTTTAGTACCACTGGAATTTAAGGATTAGGCtcgatgaaaaaaataatacaaagaacAATGGAGAGAACATCTTAAAAAAGGCTACAGCATATAACAAAATCATAGCTAAAGAAGTGTCTACATGCAAGTACCTTACCATTTGTTGCGAGCCTTGACGTTGGCTCCTCTTCTTCAGTGTAAGAAACATGGCTGACTGTCTTTATTTCTCTCCCTATTTCTGGTTTAAGGTACCCATTTGTTCTCTCCAAGTCTTCAATGTATTCTGTTGGAGCTCCCCACACCTGGCCTCAGGCACTTGGTGCTCTCATGTGGCTAATTGATCAAGTCAAGGTGAGAagcaaacaagacattttaatagGAATTACAGTGAACTGTTACCGTCTAAAACCAGGTTCATTTGCATAGGATGCAGAATAAACTAAACCAATCTCATTTTTGTTTAATGAAACTAGTTAAAAAccagtgttgtgtttattcTGTGTGTCAGATCAACTGGTGTTTGAGCAAGCAGGACCTTCTGTTCAGTGACTTCGGTGAAGACACTGATGTGATCGAGGAAGGGGCTGAGTATAACAAGGTACTCCGAAACAGCACCATGAGGCATAAACACTCCACTACTAATAATGCTAGAGATATGTCGAgaggatgtactgtatatctgttGCTGGAATCACAACACAAGACCTCCTAACTGATCCTGTCTTTCACTTTTCACTGTTCAGCTCCTCCTTGACTACACAGCTGAGGCATACTCCATGTTCATGCAGGGTGAAGACACATTTGAGGATCTGGATGAAATGCTTCTCAATAAACTGAGTAAGCACAGCATCTCTCTGATGGAACGagttgttttttaagaatgaatTGTTTTCTATGTATATTCGAGCATAATGTTGATTCAGttgttattttaaagttaaaatttGAGTCCCAGTAACAAATTTTGATATCGCAAAACCAACAAGAAGTGTGTGTCTTCACAGAGAAGCTTTACAACGTCGACGAAGCCCTGCTGGCCGAGATGGAGGAGAAGAACAGAATACTCAACGAGGAGGTTGAACGACTGGAGAAGGACAGCCAGACGGTCAGAAGACGTTTATTTTGACACATTCCCGTGTGCACAGATTAGATTATGATTTTAAAATCTTTATATTTCTCTTACCGTTTCTTATACGCAGTAAGGGCAATTGTACTGCATTAATTTAAGTAGAAAACCTGAGCATCGTCAACTAAAAAGTACTGCACAAAAGGAAAGGATAATTGTGACTATTGAAAGGTGCAAAGGTTTTAAAGCTCTAGGCAAAATACTTTGGGGTTGTAATAGGTTGTGCGCTTAATTTCTAGTTCTGTCCGTAATATGAAACATCTTCTGTTTCCTTCTCCTGGACAGGACCGCCTAATGACCAAGAGGATTGAGAGGGTGCAGCGGCAGGCAGACCTCAAGAAACTCCAGAGTTATAAAAGCAACCTGGACATCTTTGAAGCCAACCTGCAGAACCGAACTTCAGAACTGAGCGATGAGCTGGAGACCACTGGTAAATATAACCGTGTCAGTCAGCTAGTTCTTTGGCAGGATGCGCTGGATCCTGTGGGCATCTGATGATGTCTGGATCTCAGTATTAAGTCACCATGAAGATGTGCTAATTACTACTATTCATTaagtcagtggttcccaacgcTTGGGGgtgccaaagatcacagggggtgtgccaggatttgtctgctctgaggatgtcaaaattagatttgctcaggtataaggggggggggggggaaggggcggggctcagcttttctaagatacaagtagggggtatttcaagaaaaaatagTCTGGGAACCACTGCATTAAGTAACTGGAATTACACATTTCCAAATTTCTTTTATGTGCCGGTGCACACTCAGCCCCAGCATAATAGGGATTCTACATATGGGTTAGCTGGACTTGTGTCTTGGCTGAGATCCTGTCTCAGTTTGAGTccctgttaaaaaaaagttaacattcctgtttttaattaataagccaCAAGAGACCATACTTTACACTGTTTTTAAAACTGCTAACAGTGAAGACTGCAAATGTCTCTTGATATCAACCAGTAATCATTCAGTGCAAAGAAAGCTCCCACTAAGCAACATAGTTCTTCTGTAGTAACTACACAGTATTCAAGTTAGTGCTGACAGATAAATCGTATTTTCATCGTCATCGCAAAAGACTGCCTGAAATGtgattaataagaaaaaatatttttatttagggATGGTTAGCAAAACCAGGTATTAAACGGGCCCCTGGGCTGAAGACTGTAGTATTTATTATCACGCTGCAGCCTCTCCCTGCTCTGTGTCGGGGCTGAGCTcctcataacacacacacacacacggagtgAAGTTAGCAAACAGCAgatcagagaggccgcggtggagacaGAGAAGTGAGACAGGGGAAGTGAAGATAATTCAAGTTGACGACAACTACGTCCGTTACTGCaagtaagtgcaataaaaccatCACACACTAAATaagctaaaacaaaagctgtctgtgtgtagtctgtttagcttagtttgccacgtaTCTTAAAATTTGTCGAATTCTTGTAAACTTAGCAGCCGACTGACTCAAAGCAGCCCCTCCTCCCTATACCAACAGTACCTGCAGCAGTGAAtcacatcagcagagggaggaggacagaggacaggatgaatgactgatgtctgtgttcttcattctCTAAACTTCCCAGTATTTTGATGtcaggaatattatttattttattaacattttagatttgtttccagtgagataaataatgagtttatatggtgaatttgctgttgtaaacattactgttgctgctctagaaacaacatttaaccTAGTTATATTTGAAATATTCAATTCTAATCCGAATCTGAATTTAAAGACAACCAGGCTGACATAGGAAATGTATAGCTAaaatgcacacttcaatatttgtttatttatcgcaagtcatatcgtcatcgcaatattaAACCCGTGGGgttgacccgaatgcttcgaagcttcgaccattgccattgTAATCGACcttcaaatcagtatttgaataataaagtataaattccAAAGCAGACCATTAagtaaggaataatcccacaacgttattcattattcatattcaacattgattattattagttattctcagacagatatcactgtttgcttcgaagcccaaaaaaacgGTATTAGGGAACATCCCTAGTTACCCGGGTATTTATAATCTGTTTTGTGGTCATAAGTGGGTTTATTGGATCTTCTACAATAGCGTTGAATGTTTCTTTCCAATCAGAATTGAGGATTGGATCTGTCTTCATACACactgtgttttttcctctttgcAGGCAGTCATCTGGTGTCTCTAAAACATGAGCAAAATGAACTGCAACACCTCCTGCAGAACCAGAAGTTTACTCCAGCTGATGTCGAGAGGATCAACAGAGAGAAGAATGAACTCCAACAGACCATCTCCTGTCTCAGCAAGTCTCTTGAAGACGCTGAACAGCACAAGTGGAATGAGGAGATCGCTCTGGCCAAAGTGAAAGAGaaggtactgtatgtacatcTACTGTAGTGTGTATGCAGAAATAGTACAAATTTTTGTAAAGTTGGTGTATGCGACGTATGACTCAGCTTCTTCTGAATAGTTGTTTTTTGCTACCCAGTTGTAGTCAGTATAGATTGATAATAGCAGATGTTTTTCATCTAGTGGCACATATTTTGACCTTTGATTTAACTTGTTTCCTTGTCCCTCCTGTGTCTGTCCTCTCCTGTTATTTCCCTCAATTCTAGGCGGAGCTGAAGGTGGCAGAGTATCAGAAGCTGGCACGTAAACTGAAGCTGATACCACTGTCTGCAGAGAACGCCTGTGGTCATGATTTTGAGATCAGGTCGTTTGAATTTGGACCCGGCAACACGGTTCAGCATAATACACAGATAAAGGTATTTCCAGCTAATGGTCCTGTTTACACTAACATTTGAATCAGTGTAAGAGCAGTCTTTTTATAGTTTGATGGATCTTAATTCAAGTTGGTATGAATACGATTTCCAGTTATTTGTAgcttttgatattttatattatatttaaatgtttactCCGTTGTAGGCTGTAGGaagttagattttttttcattgtgtgtgCTGATAGGTTTTTGTTCTGATCCATGCTGTGTGTTGTAGATGGTCCTTAGAAAGCTGCtcagtgatgtggaggaggagaacagTCGATTAGCCAACAT
Coding sequences within:
- the ndc80 gene encoding kinetochore protein NDC80 homolog, whose amino-acid sequence is MERGRRSRAASSRLSELPMRVQDSNRMSMVYTTPKSKQPSFGKLNIPKPQSGTSERRTSFFGARTASMPRNSTMSGFGASEKIKDTRPLHDKSYVQQCIRQLHEFLTEHGYPGTLSSKTLQSPSTKEFVKIFEFVYRQLDPTFEMPNSKVEEEVPAILKALRYPFVLSKSSMYSVGAPHTWPQALGALMWLIDQVKINWCLSKQDLLFSDFGEDTDVIEEGAEYNKLLLDYTAEAYSMFMQGEDTFEDLDEMLLNKLKKLYNVDEALLAEMEEKNRILNEEVERLEKDSQTDRLMTKRIERVQRQADLKKLQSYKSNLDIFEANLQNRTSELSDELETTGSHLVSLKHEQNELQHLLQNQKFTPADVERINREKNELQQTISCLSKSLEDAEQHKWNEEIALAKVKEKAELKVAEYQKLARKLKLIPLSAENACGHDFEIRSFEFGPGNTVQHNTQIKMVLRKLLSDVEEENSRLANMKLSMEESKEQVNSNMVDKSNDLKQLKEQIRKLDERLDSDMQEQAHEEQGWAAEMESMEGHRALLEKKVNCGYDDAVQQLKAAQQQYHLVLQETNEERRIVANNLVSVFTTAANHLSVTEKCLEDLHRRVQRLCAKTVEEDEADLQKLRETLKSFKSKANVV